In Cedecea neteri, a single genomic region encodes these proteins:
- the purR gene encoding HTH-type transcriptional repressor PurR, producing MATIKDVAKRANVSTTTVSHVINKTRFVAEETRNAVWAAIKELHYSPSAVARSLKVNHTKSIGLLATSSEAPYFAEIIESVENSCFAKGYTLILGNAHNNFEKQRAYLSMMAQKRVDGLLVMCSEYPDTLLSTLEEYRHIPMVVMDWGEARADFTDSVVDNAFHGGYLAGRYLIERGHRDIGAIPGQLERNTGGGRHAGFLKALEEANIKVPDNWVVQGDFEPESGYRAMQQLLNQPHRPTAVFCGGDIMAMGAICAADEMGLRVPQDISIIGYDNVRNARYFSPALTTIHQPKERLGETAFNMLLDRIINKREESQTIEVHPRLIERRSVADGPFRDYRR from the coding sequence ATGGCAACGATTAAGGACGTAGCGAAGCGCGCAAACGTTTCCACTACCACTGTGTCACATGTCATTAACAAGACCCGTTTTGTGGCGGAAGAGACGCGCAATGCCGTTTGGGCAGCCATCAAAGAGCTGCACTATTCACCGAGCGCCGTGGCGCGTAGCCTGAAGGTCAACCACACCAAATCTATCGGCCTGCTTGCGACCTCAAGCGAAGCCCCTTATTTTGCGGAAATTATTGAATCCGTTGAGAACAGCTGTTTCGCCAAAGGTTACACCCTGATTCTGGGCAACGCGCACAACAACTTTGAAAAGCAGCGCGCTTACCTGTCCATGATGGCGCAAAAACGCGTGGACGGGCTGCTGGTCATGTGTTCCGAATACCCTGACACACTGCTTTCAACCCTGGAAGAGTACCGCCATATTCCGATGGTGGTGATGGACTGGGGCGAAGCCCGCGCAGACTTTACCGATTCCGTGGTCGATAACGCCTTCCACGGCGGCTACCTCGCGGGTCGCTACCTGATTGAACGCGGCCATCGCGATATCGGTGCTATCCCGGGTCAACTGGAACGTAACACCGGCGGCGGCCGCCATGCAGGGTTCCTGAAGGCGCTTGAAGAAGCCAATATCAAAGTGCCTGATAACTGGGTAGTTCAGGGTGATTTCGAACCGGAATCGGGTTATCGCGCCATGCAGCAGCTGCTTAACCAGCCGCATCGCCCTACCGCTGTTTTCTGTGGCGGCGATATTATGGCGATGGGTGCGATTTGCGCCGCTGATGAAATGGGGCTGCGCGTGCCGCAGGACATTTCTATCATCGGCTACGACAACGTGCGCAACGCCCGCTATTTCTCTCCGGCGCTGACCACTATCCACCAGCCGAAAGAGCGCCTGGGCGAAACGGCGTTTAACATGCTGCTCGACCGTATCATTAATAAACGCGAAGAGTCGCAGACGATTGAAGTTCATCCGCGTCTGATTGAACGCCGCTCGGTGGCCGACGGCCCGTTCCGCGATTACCGCCGCTAA
- a CDS encoding phosphoethanolamine transferase domain-containing protein, with product MINALFIHRSWQLIAPDSLRSWLFAASVPLVLFCAWLTIFSVVNLPWLRKPVLVFLVIGCAASNYFVFTYGAVIDKNMMVNVFGADAQQAKTFVTPQLVSWLALLGIIPALLLSLVKVQPARWWHTVLTRLVSILAGLLVIILVASVFYKDYTSLFRSNKNVMKMVTPANYISAISRYGKKRWLADVHKE from the coding sequence TTGATCAATGCTCTTTTTATCCACCGCAGCTGGCAGTTAATTGCCCCGGACTCGCTCCGTAGCTGGTTATTTGCCGCTTCCGTGCCGCTGGTACTGTTTTGCGCCTGGCTGACGATTTTCAGCGTGGTGAATCTGCCCTGGCTGCGGAAACCCGTCCTGGTGTTTTTGGTCATCGGCTGCGCGGCAAGCAACTATTTTGTGTTCACCTACGGCGCCGTTATCGATAAAAACATGATGGTCAACGTGTTTGGGGCAGATGCTCAGCAAGCCAAAACATTCGTCACACCTCAGTTGGTGAGCTGGCTGGCCCTGCTGGGGATTATCCCCGCTCTTTTGCTATCCCTGGTGAAGGTGCAGCCAGCGCGTTGGTGGCATACCGTGCTGACTCGTCTGGTCAGCATTCTGGCCGGTCTGCTGGTGATAATCCTCGTCGCCTCCGTGTTTTACAAAGACTACACTTCGCTGTTCCGCAGCAATAAAAACGTGATGAAAATGGTGACGCCCGCAAACTACATCAGCGCCATTAGCCGCTACGGCAAAAAACGTTGGCTGGCTGACGTCCACAAGGAATAA
- the punC gene encoding purine nucleoside transporter PunC has translation MQPSKGFLIWLAGLSVLGFLATDMYLPAFAAIQQDLGTTASAVSASLSLFLAGFAFAQLMWGPLSDRFGRKPVLLIGLAMFAAGCIGMLWVQDATTLLVLRFIQAVGVCSAAVSWQALVTDYYPANRAGRIFATIMPLVGLSPALAPLLGSWLLNHFEWQAIFAVLFVVALLLMIPTLRLKPRTQHHEQTEDNKVSFFSLLRSRVYGGNVLIYAACSASFFAWLTGSPFILNEMGYSPAAIGLSYMPQTVAFLVGGYGCRSALQKWSGKQLLPWLLALYALSVVATWGVAVSGHADLTLLLIPFCVMAAANGAIYPIVVASALLPFPQATGKAAALQNTLQLGLCFLASLMVSWLVTTPLLTTTSVMLATILLAGLGYALQHTAQREAQNKGHSELSRAQ, from the coding sequence ATGCAACCATCAAAGGGATTTCTTATCTGGCTTGCGGGGCTGAGCGTGCTGGGTTTCCTGGCCACCGACATGTACCTGCCCGCCTTCGCCGCCATTCAACAAGATCTGGGTACCACCGCCTCCGCCGTGAGTGCCAGCCTGAGTCTGTTCCTCGCCGGCTTTGCTTTTGCCCAGTTGATGTGGGGCCCGCTTTCCGACCGCTTCGGGCGTAAGCCTGTGCTGTTGATTGGCCTGGCCATGTTTGCCGCCGGCTGTATCGGGATGCTTTGGGTGCAGGATGCCACCACGCTGCTGGTGCTGCGCTTTATTCAGGCCGTGGGCGTCTGCTCGGCCGCAGTTAGCTGGCAGGCCCTGGTGACCGACTATTATCCTGCCAACCGCGCTGGCCGTATTTTTGCCACCATCATGCCGCTGGTCGGGCTTTCTCCGGCGCTGGCCCCGCTGCTCGGCAGCTGGCTGCTGAACCATTTTGAATGGCAGGCCATTTTCGCCGTGCTGTTCGTGGTCGCTTTGCTGTTGATGATCCCCACGCTGCGCCTCAAGCCCCGGACTCAGCACCACGAGCAAACCGAAGACAATAAAGTCAGCTTCTTCTCTTTATTACGTTCCCGCGTTTACGGCGGCAACGTGCTGATTTACGCCGCCTGTTCCGCCAGCTTTTTCGCCTGGCTCACCGGCTCGCCGTTTATTCTGAATGAGATGGGCTACAGCCCCGCGGCAATAGGCCTGAGCTACATGCCGCAGACTGTCGCTTTCCTGGTCGGGGGCTATGGCTGCCGCAGCGCGCTGCAAAAGTGGAGCGGCAAACAGCTGCTGCCCTGGCTGCTGGCCCTGTATGCCCTGAGCGTGGTAGCCACCTGGGGCGTAGCGGTGAGTGGCCATGCTGACCTGACGCTGCTGCTTATCCCGTTCTGCGTGATGGCCGCGGCGAACGGTGCCATCTACCCTATCGTGGTTGCCTCTGCCCTGCTGCCTTTCCCACAGGCAACCGGGAAAGCCGCAGCGCTGCAAAACACCCTGCAGCTTGGGCTTTGCTTCCTGGCAAGCTTAATGGTTTCCTGGCTGGTCACGACACCGCTGCTGACCACCACCAGCGTGATGCTGGCGACAATCCTGCTTGCCGGTCTGGGCTATGCCCTGCAGCACACGGCCCAACGAGAAGCACAAAACAAGGGCCACAGCGAGTTGTCCCGCGCACAGTAA
- the rnt gene encoding ribonuclease T: MSDNTQLHGLCDRFRGFYPVVIDVETAGFNAKTDALLEIAAVTLKMDEDGWLSPDETLHFHVDPFEGANLQPEALAFNGIDPHNPLRGAVSEYDALHAIFKTVRKGIKDSGCSRAIMVAHNATFDHSFMMAAAERASLKRNPFHPFVTFDTAALSGLVLGQTVLAKACIAAGQKFDSSQAHSALYDTEQTALLFCEIVNRWKRLGGWPLPLADEPESEA, translated from the coding sequence ATGTCAGACAACACGCAATTGCATGGCCTGTGCGACCGTTTTCGTGGTTTTTATCCGGTAGTGATCGACGTTGAAACCGCAGGTTTTAACGCCAAAACTGATGCATTACTGGAAATCGCCGCCGTTACCCTGAAGATGGATGAAGACGGCTGGTTATCCCCCGACGAAACCCTGCACTTCCATGTCGATCCGTTTGAAGGTGCGAACCTGCAGCCTGAAGCCCTGGCGTTCAACGGTATTGACCCGCATAACCCCCTGCGTGGTGCCGTCAGCGAATACGATGCCCTCCACGCGATTTTCAAAACCGTGCGCAAAGGCATTAAAGACAGCGGCTGTAGCCGGGCGATTATGGTGGCGCACAACGCCACGTTCGACCACAGCTTTATGATGGCCGCCGCTGAGCGCGCATCATTAAAACGTAACCCATTCCACCCGTTTGTGACGTTTGATACCGCGGCCCTGAGCGGCCTGGTGCTGGGGCAAACCGTGCTGGCAAAAGCCTGCATCGCCGCAGGCCAGAAGTTTGACAGCTCGCAGGCCCACTCCGCCCTGTACGACACCGAGCAGACCGCCCTGCTGTTCTGCGAAATCGTCAACCGCTGGAAGCGCCTCGGCGGCTGGCCACTGCCGTTGGCAGACGAGCCTGAATCTGAGGCATAA
- a CDS encoding DUF1289 domain-containing protein: MSEQLEFFPIQSPCRGICQSDERGFCRGCMRSRDERFQWQQMSDAQKQDVLRLCRQRLLRKLRANKPNSPEEPEQPSLF, encoded by the coding sequence GTGTCCGAACAGCTAGAGTTCTTCCCCATTCAAAGCCCCTGTCGCGGGATCTGCCAGTCGGATGAACGAGGCTTCTGCCGTGGTTGCATGCGCAGCCGGGACGAGCGCTTCCAGTGGCAGCAAATGAGCGATGCCCAAAAGCAGGACGTACTGCGTCTCTGCCGCCAGCGCTTATTGCGCAAGTTACGAGCAAACAAGCCAAATTCTCCTGAAGAACCTGAGCAGCCCTCACTGTTTTAA
- the gloA gene encoding lactoylglutathione lyase: MRLLHTMLRVGDLQRSIEFYTKVLGMKLLRTSENTEYKYSLAFVGYGDESDTAVIELTYNWGVDSYELGTAYGHIALSVDNAADACERIRNNGGNVTREAGPVKGGTTVIAFVEDPDGYKIELIEEKHAGKGLGN, translated from the coding sequence ATGCGTCTACTTCATACCATGCTGCGCGTTGGCGACCTGCAACGCTCCATCGAGTTCTACACCAAAGTGCTGGGCATGAAACTGCTGCGCACCAGCGAAAATACCGAGTACAAATACTCTCTCGCGTTTGTCGGCTATGGCGATGAAAGCGACACGGCGGTTATCGAACTGACTTATAACTGGGGCGTGGACAGCTATGAGCTGGGCACCGCTTACGGCCATATCGCGCTGAGCGTGGATAACGCCGCCGACGCCTGCGAACGCATTCGTAATAACGGCGGCAACGTGACCCGTGAAGCCGGCCCGGTAAAAGGCGGCACCACCGTTATCGCTTTTGTTGAAGATCCGGACGGTTACAAAATCGAGCTGATCGAAGAGAAGCATGCGGGTAAAGGTCTGGGTAACTGA
- the cfa gene encoding cyclopropane fatty acyl phospholipid synthase, giving the protein MSSSCIEEVSVRDNEWYRIANEMLSRAGITLNGPNPFDIQVKNPNFFKRVLQEGSLGLGESYMDGWWECERLDIFFTKVLRAGLENQLPHHFKDTLRIAAARLVNLQSKKRAWIVGKEHYDLGNDLFSRMLDKHMQYSCGYWKDATNLSDAQDAKLKMICEKLQLKPGMKLLDIGCGWGGLAEFAARNYAVSVFGVTISAEQQKMAQERCKGLDVTILLQDYRDLNEQFDRIVSVGMFEHVGPKNYATYFDVADRNLKPDGIFLLHTIGSKRTDNNVDPWINKYIFPNGCLPSVRQIADASEPHFVMEDWHNFGADYDKTLMAWYERFLATWPEIEGNYSERFKRMFSYYLNACAGAFRARDIQLWQVVFSRGIEHGLRVPR; this is encoded by the coding sequence ATGAGTTCATCGTGTATAGAAGAAGTGAGCGTACGAGATAACGAATGGTATCGTATCGCAAATGAAATGCTGAGCCGGGCAGGCATTACCCTCAACGGCCCAAATCCTTTTGATATTCAGGTCAAAAATCCAAACTTTTTTAAACGCGTTCTGCAGGAAGGTTCTCTCGGCCTTGGTGAAAGCTATATGGACGGCTGGTGGGAATGCGAACGGCTGGATATCTTTTTCACCAAAGTCCTGCGTGCCGGACTGGAAAACCAACTGCCCCACCATTTCAAAGATACCCTGCGCATTGCGGCGGCAAGACTGGTTAATCTGCAGTCTAAGAAACGCGCCTGGATAGTCGGTAAAGAGCATTACGATCTTGGCAACGATCTGTTCAGCCGGATGCTGGACAAGCACATGCAATATTCCTGCGGTTACTGGAAAGACGCGACAAATCTCAGCGACGCGCAGGATGCCAAGCTCAAAATGATCTGCGAAAAACTGCAGCTTAAGCCCGGCATGAAGCTGCTGGATATCGGCTGCGGCTGGGGCGGTTTGGCCGAGTTTGCTGCGCGCAACTATGCCGTATCCGTCTTTGGCGTGACTATCTCTGCGGAACAACAAAAAATGGCCCAGGAGCGGTGCAAAGGTCTGGATGTCACCATCCTTTTGCAGGATTACCGCGATCTGAACGAACAATTTGACCGCATTGTTTCCGTCGGGATGTTTGAGCACGTCGGGCCTAAAAATTATGCCACCTACTTTGACGTTGCCGACCGCAACCTCAAGCCGGACGGCATTTTCCTGCTGCACACAATAGGTTCTAAAAGGACCGACAATAATGTCGATCCGTGGATCAATAAGTACATTTTCCCCAACGGTTGTCTGCCGTCGGTGCGGCAGATTGCCGATGCCAGCGAGCCGCATTTTGTGATGGAAGACTGGCACAACTTCGGTGCCGACTATGACAAAACGCTGATGGCCTGGTACGAACGTTTTCTGGCAACCTGGCCTGAAATCGAAGGAAACTATTCTGAGCGCTTTAAACGGATGTTTAGCTACTACCTGAATGCCTGTGCAGGTGCCTTCCGGGCACGTGACATTCAGCTCTGGCAGGTTGTTTTCAGCCGGGGCATTGAGCACGGCCTGCGCGTACCACGCTAA
- a CDS encoding Grx4 family monothiol glutaredoxin: MSTIEKIQRQIAENPILLYMKGSPKLPSCGFSAQAVQALSACGERFAYVDILQNPDIRAELPKYANWPTFPQLWVDGELVGGCDIIIEMYQRGELQALIKETAEKHKSEEPGAE, encoded by the coding sequence ATGAGCACTATTGAAAAAATTCAACGCCAGATCGCTGAGAACCCGATTCTTCTCTATATGAAAGGTTCCCCGAAGCTGCCGAGCTGCGGCTTCTCCGCTCAGGCCGTTCAGGCTCTGTCCGCCTGCGGCGAGCGTTTCGCCTATGTGGATATTCTGCAGAATCCGGACATCCGCGCTGAACTGCCAAAATACGCCAACTGGCCAACTTTCCCGCAGCTGTGGGTGGACGGTGAGCTGGTCGGCGGCTGCGATATCATCATCGAGATGTACCAGCGTGGTGAGTTGCAGGCACTGATCAAAGAGACCGCAGAGAAGCACAAATCTGAAGAGCCAGGCGCAGAGTAA
- a CDS encoding C40 family peptidase, whose translation MARINKISITLCALLFALPYTPLAQASEHVRHPVAQKGHPAKTTTSKSNKGKEKAKPKVSTASTKKKSGKKDTSPAKAKVAKRTTTGKSSTLAKTSSKKTSQKLALQPASATVAYTEKCTHRKGHKKQCVKVKSEKNLTIAQAHKVRVQKAQKTAMNKLMGQIGKPYRWGGTSPRTGFDCSGLIYYAYKDLVNIRIPRTANEMYHLRDASSVDRGELESGDLVFFRTQGRGTADHVGVYVGNGKFIQSPRSGRDIQITSLSEDYWQRHYVGARRVMTPKTIR comes from the coding sequence GTGGCGCGGATAAATAAAATCTCTATCACGCTATGTGCTCTGCTATTTGCTTTGCCCTATACACCTTTGGCGCAGGCGTCTGAGCACGTCCGCCATCCTGTTGCACAAAAAGGCCATCCGGCAAAGACAACAACCAGTAAAAGCAACAAGGGTAAAGAGAAAGCAAAACCGAAGGTCAGCACAGCCTCCACCAAAAAGAAGTCCGGTAAAAAAGACACCTCACCGGCAAAAGCCAAAGTGGCTAAACGCACCACCACAGGCAAAAGCAGCACCCTCGCTAAAACCAGCAGCAAAAAAACCTCGCAGAAATTAGCCCTACAGCCAGCCTCCGCCACCGTTGCCTACACTGAAAAATGCACCCATCGTAAAGGGCATAAAAAGCAGTGCGTTAAGGTGAAGTCGGAAAAAAATCTGACCATCGCGCAGGCACATAAAGTACGCGTGCAGAAAGCGCAAAAAACGGCTATGAACAAGCTGATGGGACAAATTGGTAAGCCGTATCGCTGGGGCGGTACCTCCCCACGCACCGGTTTCGACTGCAGCGGGTTGATTTATTACGCTTATAAAGATCTGGTGAATATTCGTATTCCACGCACCGCCAATGAAATGTATCACCTGCGAGATGCCTCTTCCGTTGACCGTGGCGAACTGGAAAGCGGCGATCTGGTGTTCTTCCGTACTCAAGGGCGCGGCACCGCCGATCACGTTGGCGTTTACGTTGGCAACGGGAAGTTTATTCAGTCCCCACGCAGTGGCCGCGATATTCAGATCACCTCCCTGAGCGAAGATTACTGGCAGCGCCACTACGTGGGTGCCCGCCGGGTGATGACGCCAAAAACCATTCGTTAG
- a CDS encoding YnhF family membrane protein, translated as MSTDLKFSVVTTVIVLSLIVAGALTAVLH; from the coding sequence ATGAGTACCGATCTGAAGTTTTCCGTGGTGACTACGGTTATCGTACTGAGTCTGATTGTTGCCGGAGCACTTACCGCCGTCCTGCACTGA
- a CDS encoding TetR/AcrR family transcriptional regulator, producing the protein MNRHPEHDTREHLLAIGERLCLARGFTGMGLSELLRTAEVPKGSFYHYFRSKEAFGVAMLERYYQASNLRVAEHFSHGEGNYRQRLLKWYQDMLSYFCQSGNLSNCLIVKLSAEVCDLSEDMRGALNNGGSQVISLLADALAKGRSEKSLRFEGEALEQAMVLYSLWLGASLQAKISRSALPLESALAHVRILLAEPVA; encoded by the coding sequence ATGAATCGACATCCTGAACACGACACTCGCGAACATCTCCTCGCCATTGGCGAGCGGCTGTGCCTTGCCCGGGGCTTTACCGGCATGGGGTTAAGCGAATTATTGCGCACCGCAGAAGTGCCCAAAGGCTCTTTCTACCACTACTTCCGCTCGAAAGAAGCGTTTGGCGTGGCGATGCTGGAGCGCTATTACCAGGCTTCTAATCTGCGCGTGGCGGAACACTTTTCGCACGGCGAAGGCAATTATCGCCAGCGCCTGCTGAAGTGGTACCAGGACATGCTGAGCTACTTCTGCCAGAGCGGGAACCTGAGTAACTGCCTGATAGTGAAACTCTCAGCAGAAGTCTGTGACCTTTCGGAAGATATGCGTGGCGCGCTGAACAACGGCGGCTCGCAGGTCATCTCCCTGCTCGCCGATGCGCTGGCGAAAGGCCGCAGCGAAAAAAGCCTGCGCTTTGAAGGCGAAGCGCTGGAGCAGGCCATGGTGCTGTACTCACTGTGGTTAGGCGCCAGCCTGCAGGCAAAAATTTCCCGCAGCGCGCTGCCGTTGGAAAGCGCGTTAGCACACGTAAGGATCCTATTGGCAGAACCTGTCGCCTGA
- a CDS encoding alkene reductase yields the protein MSADKLFTPLKVGAITVPNRIFMAPLTRLRSIEPGDIPTPLMGEYYRQRASAGLIISEATQMSAQAKGYAGAPGLHSEEQIAAWKKITAGVHAEKGHMAVQLWHTGRISHFTLQPGQQAPVAPSALSAGTRTSLRDENGNAVREDTSMPRALELSEIPGIVDDFRKAIGNARDAGFDLVELHSAHGYLLHQFLSPSSNHRTDEYGGSRENRARLVLEVVDAGIKEWGADRIGIRVSPIGSFQNVDNGPNEEGDALYLIEELGKRGIAYLHMSEPDWAGGEPYTEAFRAKVRERFSGVIVGAGAYTPEKAEDLIGKGLIDAVAFGRSFIANPDLVARLHKNAELNPQRPESFYGGGAEGYTDYPTL from the coding sequence ATGTCAGCAGATAAACTGTTTACGCCGCTCAAAGTTGGCGCTATTACCGTACCAAACCGTATTTTTATGGCTCCGCTGACGCGCTTGCGCAGCATTGAGCCGGGCGATATTCCAACCCCGCTGATGGGCGAATATTACCGCCAGCGCGCCAGTGCCGGGCTTATCATCAGCGAAGCAACCCAGATGTCCGCCCAGGCTAAAGGCTACGCTGGCGCTCCGGGCCTGCACAGCGAAGAGCAAATCGCCGCGTGGAAAAAAATCACTGCGGGCGTGCACGCGGAAAAAGGCCACATGGCGGTGCAGCTGTGGCACACCGGCCGTATTTCCCACTTTACTCTTCAGCCTGGCCAGCAGGCTCCGGTCGCGCCTTCCGCGCTGAGTGCCGGAACCCGTACCTCGCTGCGTGACGAAAACGGCAACGCCGTTCGCGAAGATACTTCCATGCCTCGCGCGCTGGAACTGAGCGAAATTCCAGGCATCGTGGACGACTTCCGCAAGGCGATTGGTAACGCTCGCGATGCGGGCTTTGATCTGGTTGAGCTGCACTCCGCCCACGGCTACCTGCTGCACCAGTTCCTGTCCCCTTCTTCTAACCACCGTACTGACGAATACGGCGGCAGCCGTGAAAACCGCGCTCGCCTGGTGCTGGAAGTGGTTGATGCCGGGATCAAAGAATGGGGCGCCGATCGTATCGGGATCCGCGTGTCGCCAATCGGTTCGTTCCAGAACGTGGACAACGGCCCGAACGAAGAAGGTGACGCGCTGTACCTGATTGAAGAGCTGGGTAAACGCGGCATTGCCTACCTGCACATGTCCGAGCCGGACTGGGCGGGTGGCGAACCGTACACCGAAGCATTCCGTGCCAAAGTCCGCGAGCGTTTCAGCGGTGTGATCGTTGGCGCAGGTGCTTATACCCCGGAGAAAGCAGAAGATCTGATCGGTAAAGGCCTGATCGATGCGGTCGCGTTTGGTCGCTCCTTCATCGCCAACCCGGACCTGGTGGCTCGTCTGCACAAAAATGCCGAGCTGAACCCACAGCGCCCTGAGTCCTTCTACGGCGGCGGCGCGGAAGGCTACACCGACTACCCAACCCTGTAA
- the sodB gene encoding superoxide dismutase [Fe], translating into MSFELPALPYAKDALAPHISAETLEYHYGKHHQTYVTNLNNLIKGSPFEGKTLEEIVRGSDGGIFNNAAQVWNHTFYWHCLAPNAGGEPTGDVLAAINHTFGSVEAFKKQFTEAAIKNFGSGWTWLVKNSDGSLAIVSTSNAGTPLTTEAKPLLTVDVWEHAYYIDYRNARPVYLDHFWALVNWKFVAQNLAG; encoded by the coding sequence ATGTCGTTCGAACTACCCGCCCTGCCCTATGCTAAAGACGCGCTGGCACCGCATATCTCAGCCGAAACCCTCGAATATCACTACGGTAAGCACCACCAGACCTACGTCACTAACCTGAACAACCTGATCAAAGGCAGCCCGTTTGAAGGCAAAACGCTGGAAGAGATCGTGAGAGGATCTGACGGCGGTATTTTCAATAACGCGGCTCAGGTCTGGAACCATACCTTCTACTGGCACTGCCTGGCGCCGAATGCCGGTGGGGAGCCGACCGGTGACGTGCTGGCCGCCATCAACCATACTTTTGGCAGCGTGGAAGCCTTTAAAAAGCAGTTCACCGAAGCGGCCATCAAAAACTTTGGCTCCGGCTGGACCTGGCTTGTGAAGAATAGCGACGGTAGCCTGGCTATCGTCTCGACTTCTAATGCAGGAACTCCGCTGACAACTGAGGCAAAACCGCTACTGACCGTGGACGTGTGGGAACACGCTTACTACATTGATTACCGCAACGCGCGCCCGGTTTATCTCGACCATTTCTGGGCGCTGGTGAACTGGAAATTTGTTGCGCAAAACCTGGCGGGCTGA
- the punR gene encoding DNA-binding transcriptional activator PunR, giving the protein MWSEYSLEVVDAVARNGSFSGAAQELHRVPSAISYTVRQLEEWLAVPLFERRHRDVELTAAGAFFLKEGRSVIKKMMATRQQCQQIANGWRGHLSIAVDNIVKPERTRQLVLDFYRHFPDIELRVSQEVFNGVWDALADGRVEAAIGATQAIPVGGRYAFRDMGALSWRCVVSAGHPLAQREGIILDDDIRPWPSLVLEDTSRSLPKRITWLLDNQRRVVVPDWASGEDCLTAGLCIGMVPTHIAQPWLVRGDWKELLLENPFPDAACCLTWRQDDASPALSWLLDYLGDSETMNQEWLQEPGNVFPAPEEA; this is encoded by the coding sequence ATGTGGTCTGAATATTCGCTGGAAGTGGTTGATGCCGTGGCGCGAAACGGCAGCTTTAGCGGTGCGGCCCAGGAGTTGCATCGCGTGCCGTCTGCCATCAGCTATACGGTACGGCAGCTTGAAGAATGGCTGGCCGTGCCGCTGTTTGAACGGCGTCATCGGGACGTTGAGCTGACCGCCGCCGGGGCATTTTTTCTCAAAGAAGGCCGATCTGTTATCAAAAAAATGATGGCAACGCGCCAGCAGTGCCAGCAGATAGCCAACGGCTGGCGCGGGCATCTGTCTATTGCAGTAGACAATATCGTTAAACCTGAGCGAACCCGCCAGCTGGTGCTGGATTTTTATCGTCATTTTCCGGATATCGAATTAAGGGTTTCCCAGGAAGTGTTCAACGGCGTGTGGGACGCGCTGGCCGACGGGCGAGTTGAGGCGGCGATTGGCGCCACGCAGGCGATCCCGGTCGGGGGGCGCTACGCATTTCGGGACATGGGGGCGCTTAGCTGGCGCTGCGTGGTTTCCGCTGGCCATCCGCTTGCGCAACGGGAAGGTATCATTCTGGATGATGACATTCGCCCCTGGCCGTCTTTGGTGTTGGAAGATACCTCCCGTTCACTTCCCAAGCGCATTACCTGGCTGCTCGACAACCAGCGCCGCGTGGTGGTACCGGACTGGGCGTCGGGGGAGGATTGCCTGACGGCGGGATTATGCATTGGTATGGTGCCAACGCACATTGCCCAGCCGTGGCTCGTCAGGGGAGACTGGAAAGAGCTGCTGCTGGAAAATCCATTCCCGGACGCGGCCTGCTGCCTGACCTGGCGGCAGGATGATGCTTCGCCCGCGCTGAGCTGGTTGCTGGACTATTTGGGCGATAGTGAAACGATGAATCAGGAGTGGTTGCAGGAGCCGGGTAACGTATTCCCGGCCCCCGAAGAGGCTTAG